AAAATGtgtataaaataactttttgaGGTATAATAATTACTGCTTTTTGAAgatgcaatttaaaaaaaaactccgcccaaaatttttaatattttttttagtgcaTAAGccaaacaatttgcatttgcatttgtgtGTGCCCATTAGGCATCGGTTCCCATacatttggtttatttttctttcggGGCTCCCACTTTCTGTGTCGCTGAGTGAAATATCTTTGAGTGATTGAATAAACTGCAGCTGCCTTGTAGAGGAATCTGTCGCTGTTTCGGTATCTGTaagtgtatctgtatctctggCTGTATCTATATCTGGGGTGCTGGCTCACTTAGTTACACCGAATTGTGTGCTggattatatgtatgtacttttACATTTATGTgaacaagaaaatattgatCTGGCCCCAGGCCAAAATGCAGCTTTGCAATTGACGGCGCCCCAAATCGCATAGATCCAGCGAACGAATCGAATAAGTCGTTGCCAGGAGTATTaaaaaggaattaaattaattttcgcaCACTTGTTGACCTCGATTTTGATTGCCAAGCCACCACCACACACAACAATGGAGGAGCCACCTTAATGCCACCACCAATTGCAGTGGGACAAAAGTGTTTGGCATTGGCAATGCAGCCGCAAATGGAAATTTGCGAAATTATTTCAAGTTGAATGGCCATAGACGTCGCAGGCGGACACATCCCCCCCTCATTCAGGGAGCATAATAGATGTTTGCCCAGCTCAGATTCTTGTTTGCACAGCTCATGCATTTCTATGAGCTCCTCGTCGAGTGTGAAAAGTGTGCGGAGGCGGACGTACGGGGTTACACAGGGCAACGGAATTGGGGGCTCAAGGGTTCAAGGGTGCTTGAGGACCGAAACCAAAcgaaaagaaaccaaaatgcgtaaattgaaattgagaGATTCCATCAAATTCACAGCCGTTCATTGCTTTTGAAATGAGCTACAATGTTcgttacttttatttttatacaaaccaaaaattcaaagaaagAGTGGGAAAAGTGGTAAGGGAATGGGTGGGGATAGAGCTGAAGAACTATTGATGGTTTCGATATTGAAATATTATCGAAATTATGCCATTGAAGGGAAGTTTTGCTTGAGAATAATCGGGTATTGAtgttttaagtaattttagtttaaagcTATTGTGCTCTTCATATTTAGATTAtctttcctttaaaaaaacaaaacaatcgATAAAACTCGATTACAAAATTACAAGAAATATCGATAGAACCCACTTTACTTCTTTTAGCTCTGGGAAAGGAAATTGGTTTTGGGAAAAGTCAAAGGAAACCAGATATCTATACCAATACGAAGCAAATCTAACGCCTGTAGTGCTGATACATGCCATGACCATAGCCCATGGGTGTGCTGCCCATGGCACGTTCGGTTGCCTTCTCGATGCTGGCGTAAACGCACCTGTAACAGCACACGTAGGCCAAACATCACTTGAACAGGATGCGCCGGAAGGCTCGACGGAAGTCCTTGTTGAAGATGGTGTAGATGGCCGGATTGAGGGCCGAGTTCATGTAGCCCAGCCAGAAGGCGACCGCGAACGCCGAGTCCGGTACGTGGCAGAGGTCACCGCAGGCCGGCACCAGGATGTAGAGAAAGAAGAACGGCAGCCAGCAGGCAATGAAGCTGCCCATGATCAGGCCCAGGATCAGTGTGGCCCGCTTCTCCTTTTTCCTCGCAATCCGACGCTTCTCCTTTTCCGGATCCCGGGGCTTCGGTGTCTTTGGTATGGCCGGCTCCAGTTCCGCCTTCACCacctggtgttgctgctgttgcttttgctgctgctgctgttggctctTGGTGGTCTGCTGCTGGTTCTTGGCCGCCGTTTTGGCCTCGTTGCGACGCTGCTGGTTGGACTTGCGCCCGAAGATCGGCTGGCAAAGGCGAAACTTGAGCGGCTTGACCACGGCACAGCGACTGACCACGCCCGAATCGCTGCTGGAGGGATCGAATTCACTCACCATGTCCGTGTCCACGCCCACGGATAAGGCGCGACACCGTCCGGCGATCGGCGAGACGCGCAGCTCGTTGCCCGGAGTGGCCGGTCCAACGGCTCCGCCGGCACTTCCATTGCCGCCATTACCACTGGCCGCCACTCCGGCGGCGCTTTCCGAGGCCACCAcgctgccgttgttgttgttcagcGCATtgatgctgttgttgctgcccaTGGACGGCGGGACGGGCACATTGAGACCCACCCGTCCGGTGGCTATCGTGCTTACCTGCAACGTCTCTTTGGGCGAGGCGGGTGCACCAGTTCCACCATTCCCGCTGGCCACCACGGTGACCGACGCATTTGTGCCCGCCCCATTGGGATTGGAATAGGCCAGCACTGTCTGTGCCGCCACGGCCTCCAATTCGCCGGCCTCCGAGGTGGAAATGTCGGAGGCCAGGTCCATGGTGACCGTGGGTATTTGCATGGGCAGCGTGGCACTGTTTGGCGGcgtctcaatggtggctatcTGTCGCTGCTGGTGCAGCTGCAGGGCGGCCGCCCCGCTAGAGGAGGGCATCGGTATTGTACCTTTCTTGTTGGCGGTGGTGAAGCTCGTTACCTGGGGAGAAAGCCCGGAAAAAGGTAAACACTCATTAGTGAAACGAAAAAGTAAAGTACAGTAGGTACTCGAAAGTGtgatattctttttatttatttatctttcatatatttatttaagaaactgCTGTTTGTTCCTTGGAAAATATAGGAAAAAAGACTGTTTCTATGGAAGCTATGATTTCTTTACTATGTTTTTAAGTGATAAATCACTTTCAGTGAGCATTGCTCAAGGCACACAGTCCTTGAAGCTTTGCAGTGGTGATTAACCCTCGTCTCTCATATGCTCTGGCATTGCAAATTAGGTTCCCAGATCCGCACTTGTGCCAGTTGCAGCCGAAATCGTGGACAGATGGCCCAACCCTTGCTACAACAGTTTTCCATTTCGAAAATCCTGTTTAAGCCAACAGCCGGGAGAAACGCGTCCGAGCGCGCGGATTACACAAACATGGAGCAAGCGAGAACTGTTGCCGCTCGAGGGGCGAAAAGGGGGGTGTCAAAGGGGGACACCCTCAAAAAAGGGGAAAGGGGGGCCTTGTGCATATTCAATGCGCgaaaagcagcaacaattaCCCGGGGCAATTAACAGAGACACAGAGCAGAGAGAGCGTCcgaaaagtgaaaataaatGCAGTTTGAAAAGGGAAAACGATTCTTTTAGTaccctttcttttcttttaaatgAGTAATTTACTAAGAAGAGGGAGTTTCTAGAAACAATTGAAAGTAAATCCCTagttatttcatatttaatgagcaatattatatttcaattgGCAGGATTATGTTTTCAAACAAACCAGAAAATgctgttaaaaataaacaactaaTTTTTGGTTGAAATAACTATAATCTATTGATTAATCTAACCTTTTTCCTAATGtagtaaaatattataaatcaatttagTTTCTACCTAAACGTATactatttctatatatttattttttaacattttaaattcattgtttttcttACTATTTTCCCCTTGAAAACTCAACATTCCTTGCCTTTTTAAAGAGTATAACAAACAATGCTCCAttgcatatgtgtgtgtgggaatcTCCTCTCTGTTTTACCCTGCTTTTCCACAGTtttccctgctcctgctcctcatCCTCCCCCTCTTCCTTCAGTGCCTCTGCTTGTTTTTCCCCCCCTCTGCAACTGCATCCCGCTGCTGCCCGTTAATCGCTCGTTTGGGCCGCTGCTCTTGAATTTGTTTGCACAAAATGGTCCAGAAGTGTCGCTGATATTGCCAGCGTTGGACCAGACACGGCACGGCAGTGTTTTCCACCGCTTTTCCTCATTTTTCTCTTTtgttgtgtgagtgtgtgtctgtgtgtgcatTGCGCATACAGttaattgaaaatgcaaattgcgTATGAATTGGGCTCGTTGCGGCAGGTAATTGACGATCATTAGAGACTTTTCACTCAATCAGTGGATTTTGGGGCGGAGTTTCGATTAAATTTTCAGCGATAATTTCCCCAACAAAGACCGTGAAGAGAGGgtatgtgcatgtgtgtgtggagtCAGCAAATGCCATTCCGTTGAATGGCCCTGCATAATGGGTGCGCTCCTGCTAACGTGGCCAACTGCTGCATCGGCCAAAATTGCAAGGTTGGCAAACAGCAATTCCTGATAGGAGAGAGGCATGACGAGTTGATGGGTGGCGACGGCAGGGTATCAGTGGGAGGTAAATCCGACACGTAGCCCACAAGTTGTTGATGGGAAATTGAAGCGAAGCATGTGTGCTCAATTTGCAGCTTCCTGGCGTAATGCACAATTACTTTTGGGCCAAGGGTGAAAGGTGTTTGAATATTACATAtgcacacacagaaaaaaggTATTCAGTTGAGAGGTTTTgatgtaaatataataggaaTTGGAAGAGGATATGATAGAGTACGAGCAGGTGCAaggaaaactatttttaaaatatggaaaaaggtaaaaataatttgtattataaaggaatattaaatataaaaggttAAATGGGttattaaatctaaaatttaatagACAAAAACCTCTTAAAAactattcttttatttttaatacattttcctgCTTAAAAAGgacttttaatatttgttttctgtgCATTGATAGGCCTAAAATTACACCGGGTTAGAAAAATTACATTTGTTCATTGAAACGAACAAATTTCCATTTACAATGCCGGCACATTTTGCGGCAAACCGCATTAATACAACACCCATCCCCCACCGAAGTGAGTCTGAGTGTGCAATTGGGGAGTGCTTTTATCAAAGTtcattacacacacacacacacacacacactccctcCCATTCTAGGGGGTCAAAACTCATAAATAATCGCTCTACACACTCACCTGTTCGTTGTTCGTTTTGCGGGGATGCTTTTTAATGCCTCTCCTCGCCCGTGCCTTGGCGGCAAAGTAAATTCGTATGTACACAAAGACCATAATGCAGCTGGGTATGTAGAAGGAGCCCAGTGCCGAGTACAGCACGTAGCCAATGTCATCGCTTAGCTGCaacgaaaaacacaaaaagagGGCGAAGGTTAATTATATAGTAGGGTTTAAATGGAGTGTCTACAAAGGGGGGTCTAGTGTGCGGTCAAATGGGTCAAATGTCGTAGGAAAAGTCGGCTTTATTGTTAAGGTTGGGCTTATTGATACTTTTTATAGAAAAGGCTGTGGGGTAACtgatttaaatcaattattaatGGAAtcctttttggcttttgttatttgttttgtattttattttattttattaaaatttaatacatgAAATACAAGAAATTCCTTACAAAATATCTACTTAAATCTCGgtaagttttataatttttcctttataataatatttattattattattaaatccaAACCTTCATTTAATGAACCTCACATAACCTTTACCTCATCAAATCCCATAAAAACTCAATGTAACCCACTTCAATTCCCAgtctaaaataaatttctaaatcAATTACGAGTATTTAAGTTGAACCCATTTACCTGATCCCTTAACTGGCTTTAacttaacttttatttaatttatttctagcTGATAAAACATAGcacatttaattttctcaaTCATTGAACCTCTCTCTCTTATCGAACTTGAACCTTCCCCCTGTCTGGCTTTGTTGGAGCTTGTGGAAGGCATTAACTTTTCCTAGTTACCTCAACTATCGCTGGCCAgattaaatttattgcatAACATCCGCTGCCTTTCTCCTACATTTTACCGGATTTTTCATCCCATTGGCTTGTTGCTTTGGGCCATATTTTTCGGCCTGATAGTGGTGTGGTGTGGGGGTCACTGAGTGCATTAGGCTGATTTAGTAGAAAATGCATTCTGCTGccgtcgaaaaaaaaaatgttcttgtCTGTGCCCCGGTTTTGCAGCATTTTTGTGAAAAATGCAAAGTGCACGAAATTTCATAATGGTAAATGAAGCAAAAGTATTAGATTACCAGGCCACAAAGGGGCTTCACTGCCTGGCAGCGAAAAGTTTCCAGGTAGTtgcaattgcattttattaaaGCTGCCGGAATTAAATCGTCTCATACTTTCTGCTCTTGATGCTTTCTGGCGGATGGCCAACtcgctccctctctctctcttcacaaaaattatgcaaattaagTGTTTTGATGAAAGGCATACAAAAAAGTGCACTTGACGGCCAGGAAGTTGTTGGGTTGCGAAGGGATTTTCCCCCGAGCAGCTTTTGCCCTTTTGAGCTGCTGTTCGTTCGCGTTGTTCGCCGGCGAGTGGCGTGCATAATGAAAAGCTTTTGTCCCGTTGTTACTGCCACTGCTTATGGCTCACCTCAATCCCTGGAAAATGCATAATTCTGCACGCAGGAAAAATGCCGCGGGAAGTCGAAAATTTCCTCGCAATAGCATTGAATTTACggtaaaagtttaaaaaatttcagGAAGTGGTAGCTGGTGCTGATTCCTGGATCCAATATGAATTTCTGTAAATTCGTCAACTGTTAAATATACAAAGTTGGAGGAGGATTTTCCTTGAAATATAGGAAGCCAAGCGAGATTTTcgtgatttaattaattatcagGAATGGGAATCCCAATTAAAAACAGCTGTAAAGTCAATTAAAACAGTATGaaaacttcttttttttttccggAAATTTCTCCAAGTGCTTCGGAAATCCCCAGCTCGACATCAGCTGGTCAACTTAAGCTCTGTTGCCTCTGCTGGCTGCAGTGGCCGGTTAAGAAATCGACTagcaatttatataaaaatgctctacgtattttatatagtatatagacGCATATCTGGTAAAGAAGCACGGTCACAaacgaaatttatttaagttttaagcaGCTTACCctggcacacacatacacaaacacacaccccGCATAACCAAATTGAGTTGCAGGAGAGCCAACTGTAAATACGAGCACATAGCTGCACTCGCATGCGAAGGAGCTTAAGTGCAGCCCAGTTTATCATAAGCCGCAGGCGAGAGAGAGTTGCAGCCGAAACAGGCTGAGCTAGACAACTTTATCCTGCTGCCAAAGcggaaaataaatttccaacaAACCTCTTCAGCGCCTCGCCTGCGCTTGTGGGAGCACAAAATAAGCATAAAGTATTAAGCGTTTGGGTATAATGTTGCCGAAATATACATCAAGTGGCAGGTTGAGGCGAAAGCAGGAGCAGTAGCAGGAGCAGTAGCAGGATCAGGAGCTGGCTAGAGCCACCAACAGCTACTTAAGCTGGATTCTTGAATGCTGACGCTGTCTCGGCTGTCTCGGTTTTCAACTTATTGCCTGCCACAGAGGCAGCACGCAAACTGCACTTGAATAAATCAGTGAAGCTGCTTTAATTACTATTAAAACAATGGTTGAAAAGTGggaagagaaaatatttagtaGCTGGTGAAAAAAGAGgaaagatataaaatataaaatataggtCCTTCGATcctgataataaataataagaatacaTTTAGGAAAATACTcttaagttttaattataatttctttaatataatatttttttgatttgctTTTAATACCAGCAACTTTATCAATTTCTACCAGTGTACCTGCTGCACTGGCATCCACCGAGTTTGCAttgctgcagctcctcctgctgcacCAATATAAATGGTCTCATCATTTACGGTTTACTCTTGATATATTGACAGCATTTGTCAGCGCTTCACGCCCAACTGAAACAGAAACTGAACCCGAAACGAACTGTAATCATTATGCCCAAAACCTTATTTAAGTTTGCAGGCAAACGAGTCTCTTTTTGGGGGGGAATTAAAGCCAAAGTTGTTGAAAAACTTTTCTGGGTAGGCCCAAAAGTTGCGCATACGCGATGTGTGTCAGGAAACACCTGTAGCAACAACTGGGCGAAacttttccacacacacactacgaCCAACGACGACAACGATAATGATGTTGAGCCGTGTgagaggaaaaaaaaggtggaaaaatattttattaacgCATTTGAACAAAGCTCTTAAACTGACATTTGTGCGGGCCAAGAACGTGTTGCTAGCAGCGCAGGAAACTAGTCGCCGAACAAATAAATTGTCAACTGTGCGTGACGATAACTTTGCGCAGCGGATTTAATGTAATTGAAAACTTCACTTTGTCGCTGCATTTCCCTTGttcacagagagagagaaagaatgGGAGCTTCCCGTTGGCCCTTTTTCCGATTTTCTAGTTGGCAGTTTCCCCTTAACCCACTTTCCACATTTCCATGCACCTTCAATCTTTCCTCAAGCCGGCCTGCCTGCTGCCAGTCCACAAGCCTCCCCTCAATCCCTCCACAAGCTGCATTTGTGCTAATTTGCAGATTTTCAAATTGCAGAGGGCGCgcctttgtttatttaaaagtttttcctCGCGAAGTACGAACGTGGGAAGGCGGAGAGcgccaaaagaaaacaagaagcGCGAGCgagcgaaaaagaaaaataattattctgcaatttttaattaaatggcaatggtaattgttgttgccgctccagctccagcttccTGGGGAACTTAAGCTGACGGAAACAAAAACTCATTATGCGCCACCAAATTCGTTAGTCGAGCAGCATGAGCCGCGGAATCGGGAGAAGGTCCTGCCGGGAACCAGGAGCAACAGCTAAAGGAGTGTTGATGATGACAAGAGCTCGGAGGAGCGAAATAAAAACGCGAAAAAAGTGATGAAAGGGCTGACGAAGCCCGAGtggaaatttattgaaatgtaaacataaaaaaGCAAGCTGAAATGAgcgtaattaaaaatattaaattccgCATTTTTCCAACGTACCacgtggcgtatgagcaaCGCTTTAAAGGTAAATCAACTCGGACCGGTCCGGACTCCGGACCGAAACGAGCGCTTGCCTCTGGGGCTTTTGGCCACCAATAGCTGCCAGCAGTGGCAAATAATATGTaatgaaagaaaataaagaaggaATTCCGCTGTAAACACAAAAGAATTTCAATCCGCATTGCACTGCAGAAAGTTTACGCGTCGAGAgcttataaaaaaaggaacGAAGCCACTGTGAAAAGTGTTGAGTCAAGCGCACAAATGAGCAAAAAAATTCCTTGAAACtgggaatatataaaaaatatttgaaatatgtaGAAAACTAGGAACATGAAAGCTTcttataattttgaaaaatttaccACACACTTAAATATTAGGttgaagaaaatttttaatgaaaatagaAGAAACAATAACTATAATATTTCTCTTATTAAGCTTTCTGTGTTTGGCCTAAAGAAAATCAAAGATTAAAAGCTGaacataaatttaacaaataaaacatgggaaaataaataaatatatgtgttcagctatatatttttttacttccTGTGTATGATGTATAAAAAAAGTGCGTTCGAGGACGTGTAGGACACTgggatacaaaaaaaaaaaaaaagggggacaACGAGTCCAGCAGTGCTGGCTGTCATCATCAGCATTGTTGTCGGTGCTTGTGCAAGTTTTTCCAACAGCAATAAGCCAGGACCGGGAAGGACTTCGAAGGACTGCCGAACACATTTGGACACGCCAAGGCCAGCGACGCACTGAGACAATCAATAAATCTAAAGTGCAACTACAGGCGACGACTACAGTTTTCAATTCGAACGGCGACCAGTGACTTGGTTGTCCCACGTTTCCGCCTGCTCCCCCTTTTGACGATGTTGTCAATACTTGAAGGGGACGGTTTGCCCAAAGAAAACTAAGGAATAGCGAGGAAAACTCTCCTCCCGTTTCCTGCTCGTTTTGCCCTCTTGTTTGTCGCTGCTCGCTGAAGCAGCCATTTTGCACAGTTTGCATAGCCAATTTGCCTGGcagtagtttttcttttcgccTTTGACTTCGAGTTGTGACTTCCACATCCTCTTTTCAAGGGGCTTCTCTGCATTTCAATTGACTGCATTTCGCATTGGCATTTTACCATTGCCCTTCCTTATTTTCTATTAGTGTATTTGGTATAGTATTTCCACGCTGTCGTCATCCAGAGAGTGGCCTTTCTGCTCACTTTATTTCCCTGCGCCTTTTTCGCATTTCCACAACTTAACGCTTGCCCGCACATGCCATAATCGTAAATCAAGTGGCTCTTCCCAGAAGAAGCCGGAGGAGTGCCACTCAAACGAGGGCTAATGCCTGGCATCCCTCCCAGTGCGGTCCAGTTGTCCCGCTCCTCGCACCATTAAGCTCAGGACAATGTCCAGCACGAGGAGTACGGCGacttttttaacaattaaaagcCACTGACAAAGGGAAACAGGAAGAGTCCTTACACTCGAAAAGAagggaattaaaataaagtcaagGAAAAGAACAAGCTactgatattttatttaccagAAATTATTACAgcatttgtttttctattaaaaaaatatcaaaatggTGTAAAAATATGCATTCAataatcaatatatttttgatctcTCCCTTTGGAAACCTCTCTGGGGGCAATCtgatttccatttcaattcatttaataaattccgCGGCGAAAACTGAACGCCTCGAGGGTGTTTTTTATGCCATTGGCATGGCCGATTTGTTATTGCCGCTTAATTGCGGCCGACGGCATGCTTcattaaattgcaatttttcaGACTTACCCAGGGCCTGGGCCAGGCCAGCGCTAAGCCATGCAAATGCATTGCTGTTCCCCTAAAAAAATAGGCAACAATTTGTGGCAAGAAGAGAGGAAGAGAGAGTAAAAAATTCCGGGCTGCGGGCTTTTTAATTGTTGTGGCCagttttatggttttattatttgatttcgtCCGTTCGCAATAACTGTGTGGTGCTGGATTTCCCTTCCTGAAACGGCCCTTTTATTATGCGGCCTGATATTTTTAATGGCAACCACTTTATGCTGATTGCCAGCCAGGCCGGGTCCGACTGGGCTTAATATTatcgtaaaaataaaatagcaacaaaacaGCTCAGCAGCTCAgtagcagcagcggcaactgTTGCGCTATTGTTATTGTAGTTGCAAGTCTGagcttttgttgttatttttttataaatcgtCGTCGGCTACGGAAATTGCTTGTTGACACGCAGATTGTGTGGGAGGAGGGTTGGAAGCGGAGGGGTTCGGAGTGTGGGGGCGTGACCTGACCTAGTCCACGGCAATTTGTTTTCTCACTTTGCCGCCTTGGTCAATTTTGAGTCGTTTTTACAGTTTTTGATACTCTTTCAAGGGGATGAGTTTGATTTAGAATTAATTTTATGTCTTGTTAAGAATTATTGTATTTTTGggttacaaataaatatattttgactCAGGGAGAGGTTTTTTATAACCctgaaaatgttaattaaaccataaaaatatgtttcaaagGAGATATTTTAGAGAGTTGggagaataaaaatatatatttaaatctagaaagactcgcctgttaatgctgatcaataaaTATGACCCCTTCACTCTTAGACTAAAATTTAAGTCTATAAAAAAAGTGTATTTCAAAGTCGTCCTACCACAATCCCTACCTGTTTTATAGCCCCCGATTTCTGTTTTgcctgctttttttttggctacgCAAATTGTGATTGATGTTTGGCGTTAGATGACTATAATTATGCAACACGATTTGCCTTGCGTTTTATTTGATTACCGGTTGCGGGCTGGGCTGGCTCATTGTGTGGCCAGAACGACGCCCGCCCCTCCCCTTTGATGACTTTATTCCGGCTAGAATATATATTGGGAATATTCAATAGGGGATTCATGGGCCAAATTCAAGGGGGTGATGGGGCGATAAGCGAACTGTTCCGGGGACTACCAAGCAACCTATTGATTTTGTGTCATTGGTGTTTCGGTGCTCACGAAAAACAAATGAGTTGTGTAATTAATACGGGCTTTTGTCTTGCCGTAATGGCAGGCCCATAAATAGCATAATAAGCCAATGTTTTTGGGCTTCGAACCGTAGTATGTAACGCAAAATagcagaaaattaattttcatatgGCTTTCGGGgatggtgtgtgtgtgtatgtgtctTTTCTTCCCCTTCCAGAGCCTGAGCTCTGCTAATATTATGCCTTTAACCACAATGTCGCATGC
Above is a genomic segment from Drosophila kikkawai strain 14028-0561.14 chromosome 3R, DkikHiC1v2, whole genome shotgun sequence containing:
- the Octalpha2R gene encoding alpha-2 adrenergic receptor isoform X2, translating into MDYSRLNANINTGNISTDEFLAVFTTGRPSAENATLNPPLLAVDGQLTLPAGSGSGLGSGYINLNDTIYLLNGSFYNSSLQLASGYYNQTSGAGGTSGNLTNPNLTEVHWDGRYPSGYTLTHIVIASIIVTILMIIIVVGNMLVIIAIATEKSLKNIQNWFIASLAVADFFLGLIIMPFSLANELMGYWIFGSWWCDIHSAMDVLLCTASIMNLCLISLDRYWSITKAVDYLKSRTPARAAVMITAVWIMSAVICIPPLLGWKVKRPEGQLPKCQLSDDIGYVLYSALGSFYIPSCIMVFVYIRIYFAAKARARRGIKKHPRKTNNEQVTSFTTANKKGTIPMPSSSGAAALQLHQQRQIATIETPPNSATLPMQIPTVTMDLASDISTSEAGELEAVAAQTVLAYSNPNGAGTNASVTVVASGNGGTGAPASPKETLQVSTIATGRVGLNVPVPPSMGSNNSINALNNNNGSVVASESAAGVAASGNGGNGSAGGAVGPATPGNELRVSPIAGRCRALSVGVDTDMPIFGRKSNQQRRNEAKTAAKNQQQTTKSQQQQQQKQQQQHQVVKAELEPAIPKTPKPRDPEKEKRRIARKKEKRATLILGLIMGSFIACWLPFFFLYILVPACGDLCHVPDSAFAVAFWLGYMNSALNPAIYTIFNKDFRRAFRRILFK
- the Octalpha2R gene encoding uncharacterized protein Octalpha2R isoform X3, giving the protein MVFVYIRIYFAAKARARRGIKKHPRKTNNEQVTSFTTANKKGTIPMPSSSGAAALQLHQQRQIATIETPPNSATLPMQIPTVTMDLASDISTSEAGELEAVAAQTVLAYSNPNGAGTNASVTVVASGNGGTGAPASPKETLQVSTIATGRVGLNVPVPPSMGSNNSINALNNNNGSVVASESAAGVAASGNGGNGSAGGAVGPATPGNELRVSPIAGRCRALSVGVDTDMVSEFDPSSSDSGVVSRCAVVKPLKFRLCQPIFGRKSNQQRRNEAKTAAKNQQQTTKSQQQQQQKQQQQHQVVKAELEPAIPKTPKPRDPEKEKRRIARKKEKRATLILGLIMGSFIACWLPFFFLYILVPACGDLCHVPDSAFAVAFWLGYMNSALNPAIYTIFNKDFRRAFRRILFK
- the Octalpha2R gene encoding alpha-2 adrenergic receptor isoform X1 is translated as MDYSRLNANINTGNISTDEFLAVFTTGRPSAENATLNPPLLAVDGQLTLPAGSGSGLGSGYINLNDTIYLLNGSFYNSSLQLASGYYNQTSGAGGTSGNLTNPNLTEVHWDGRYPSGYTLTHIVIASIIVTILMIIIVVGNMLVIIAIATEKSLKNIQNWFIASLAVADFFLGLIIMPFSLANELMGYWIFGSWWCDIHSAMDVLLCTASIMNLCLISLDRYWSITKAVDYLKSRTPARAAVMITAVWIMSAVICIPPLLGWKVKRPEGQLPKCQLSDDIGYVLYSALGSFYIPSCIMVFVYIRIYFAAKARARRGIKKHPRKTNNEQVTSFTTANKKGTIPMPSSSGAAALQLHQQRQIATIETPPNSATLPMQIPTVTMDLASDISTSEAGELEAVAAQTVLAYSNPNGAGTNASVTVVASGNGGTGAPASPKETLQVSTIATGRVGLNVPVPPSMGSNNSINALNNNNGSVVASESAAGVAASGNGGNGSAGGAVGPATPGNELRVSPIAGRCRALSVGVDTDMVSEFDPSSSDSGVVSRCAVVKPLKFRLCQPIFGRKSNQQRRNEAKTAAKNQQQTTKSQQQQQQKQQQQHQVVKAELEPAIPKTPKPRDPEKEKRRIARKKEKRATLILGLIMGSFIACWLPFFFLYILVPACGDLCHVPDSAFAVAFWLGYMNSALNPAIYTIFNKDFRRAFRRILFK